Proteins found in one Miscanthus floridulus cultivar M001 chromosome 4, ASM1932011v1, whole genome shotgun sequence genomic segment:
- the LOC136550040 gene encoding LOW QUALITY PROTEIN: homeobox-leucine zipper protein ROC6-like (The sequence of the model RefSeq protein was modified relative to this genomic sequence to represent the inferred CDS: inserted 1 base in 1 codon; deleted 1 base in 1 codon), whose translation MSFGGMFDGAAGSGVFSYDATGGGGTGMHNPSRLIPVPPLPKPGGLGATGLSLGLQTNMEGGQLGDLSCMGLIGSRGSGSGGDGDSLGRAREDENDSRSGSDNVDGASGDELDPDNSNPRKKKKRYHRHTPQQIQELEAVFKECPHPDEKQRMELSKRLNLESRQVKFWFQNRRTQMKTQIERHENALLRQENDKLRAENMTIREAMRNPICANCGGAAVLGEVSLEEQHLRIDNARLKDELDRVCALAGKFLGRPISSGSSMSALQGCSGLELGVGTNGGFGLGPLDASALQPLPDLMGAGGLPGGPVGSAAAMRLTVGIGALDGAMHGAADGIDRTVLLELGLAAMEELMKVAQMDEPXWLRSPDGGGSLETLNFDEYHRAFARVFGPSPAGYVSEATREAGIAITSSVDLVDSLMDAARWSEMFPCIVARASTTDIISSGMGGTRSGSIQLMHAELQVLSPLVPIREVVFLRFCKQHAEGLWAVVDVSVDAILRPDGGNHHSRHHHHAQNGGGAAGYMGCRLLPTGCIVQDMNNGYSKVTWVVHAEYDDAVVHQLYRPLLQSGQALGARRWLASLQRQCQYLAILCSNSLPARDHATITPVGRRSMLKLAQRMTDNFCAGVCASAAQKWRRLDEWRGGGEGGGSAWTGGGTAGEGEEKVRMMARQSVGAPGEPPGVVLSATTSVRLPATPPQRIFDYLRDEQRRGEWDILANGEAMQEMDHIAKGQHHGNAVSLLRPNATSGNQNNMLILQETCTDPSGSLVVYAPVDVQSMHVVMNGGDSAYVSLLPSGFAILPDGHCPSSNPAQSSPNCGGGGSSTGSLVTVAFQILVNNLPTAKLTVESVETVSNLLSCTIQKIKSALQASIVTP comes from the exons ATGAGCTTCGGTGGCATGTTCGATGGCGCCGCCGGCTCCGGCGTCTTCTCCTACGACGCtacgggcggcggcggcacgggcaTGCACAACCCCAGCCGCCTCATCCCCGTCCCGCCCCTGCCGAAACCCGGCGGATTGGGCGCCACCGGCCTCTCCCTCGGCCTG CAAACGAACATGGAAGGGGGGCAGCTGGGCGACTTGAGTTGTATGGGCTTGATTGGCAGCAGAGGGAGCGGGAGCGGAGGCGACGGCGACTCGCTGGGCCGCGCCCGGGAGGACGAGAACGACAGCCGGTCAGGCAGCGACAACGTCGACGGCGCCTCCGGTGACGAGCTCGACCCGGACAACAGTAACCCGCGCAAGAAGAAGAAGCGATACCACCGCCACACACCGCAGCAAATCCAAGAACTCGAAGC TGTGttcaaggagtgcccccaccccgaCGAGAAGCAAAGGATGGAGCTCAGCAAGCGGCTCAACCTAGAGAGCCGCCAGGTCAAGTTCTGGTTCCAGAACCGCCGCACGCAGATGAAG ACGCAGATCGAGCGGCACGAGAACGCGCTGCTGAGGCAGGAGAACGACAAGCTGCGGGCGGAGAACATGACGATCCGGGAGGCGATGCGCAACCCAATCTGCGCCAACTGCGGCGGCGCGGCCGTGCTCGGGGAGGTGTCGCTGGAGGAGCAGCACCTCCGCATAGATAACGCGCGGCTCAAGGACGAGCTGGACCGCGTCTGCGCCCTCGCCGGCAAGTTCCTCGGCCGCCCAATCTCCTCCGGTAGCTCCATGTCGGCCCTGCAAGGGTGCTCCGGCCTCGAGCTCGGCGTCGGCACCAACGGCGGCTTCGGGCTCGGCCCCCTCGACGCGTCCGCTCTGCAGCCCCTC CCGGACCTAATGGGCGCCGGCGGCCTGCCGGGCGGCCCCGTGGGTTCGGCGGCGGCCATGCGCCTGACCGTGGGCATCGGCGCCCTCGACGGCGCGATGCACGGGGCGGCCGACGGCATCGACCGCACCGTCCTCCTCGAGCTGGGGCTCGCCGCAATGGAGGAGCTCATGAAAGTGGCGCAGATGGACGAGC TCTGGCTCCGCAGCCCGGACGGCGGCGGCAGCCTGGAGACGCTCAACTTCGACGAGTACCACCGCGCGTTCGCCAGGGTGTTCGGGCCGAGCCCCGCCGGCTACGTCTCCGAGGCTACCCGCGAGGCCGGCATCGCCATAACCAGCAGCGTGGACCTCGTAGACAGCCTCATGGACGCG gctcggtggtcggagatgttcCCGTGCATCGTGGCGAGGGCAAGCACGACGGACATCATCTCGAGCGGCATGGGCGGCACGCGGAGCGGGTCAATCCAGCTG ATGCACGCGGAGCTGCAGGTGCTGTCCCCGCTGGTGCCGATCCGTGAGGTGGTCTTCCTTCGGTTCTGCAAGCAGCACGCCGAGGGGCTGTGGGCCGTGGTCGACGTCTCGGTGGACGCCATCCTCCGCCCCGACGGCGGCAACCACCacagccgccaccaccaccacgcgcagaacggcggcggcgccgccgggTACATGGGCTGCCGCCTGCTCCCCACCGGCTGCATCGTGCAGGACATGAACAACGGCTACTCCAAG GTCACGTGGGTTGTTCACGCGGAGTACGACGACGCGGTGGTGCACCAGCTCTACCGCCCGCTGCTCCAATCCGGCCAGGCCCTTGGCGCGCGCCGCTGGCTCGCCTCGCTCCAGCGCCAGTGCCAGTACCTTGCCATCCTCTGCTCCAACTCTCTCCCTGCTCGCGACCACGCCA CGATCACGCCGGTGGGGCGGAGGAGCATGCTGAAGCTGGCGCAGCGGATGACGGACAACTTCTGCGCGGGCGTGTGTGCTTCGGCGGCGCAGAAGTGGCGGCGCCTGGACGAGTGGCGCGGTGGCGGTGAGGGAGGAGGAAGCGCCTGGACCGGCGGCGGCACCGCGGGCGAGGGTGAGGAGAAGGTGCGCATGATGGCGCGGCAGAGCGTGGGCGCGCCCGGGGAGCCCCCCGGCGTGGTGCTGAGCGCCACCACGTCCGTGCGGCTGCCCGCCACGCCCCCGCAGCGCATCTTCGACTACCTCCGCGACGAGCAGCGCCGCGGCGAGTGGGACATCCTAGCCAACGGTGAGGCCATGCAGGAGATGGACCACATCGCCAAGGGCCAGCACCACGGCAACGCTGTCTCCCTCCTCCGTCCAAAT GCAACAAGTGGCAACCAAAACAATATGCTCATCTTACAAGAGACCTGCACCGACCCATCCGGCTCTCTGGTGGTGTATGCCCCGGTGGACGTGCAGTCCATGCACGTCGTCATGAACGGTGGCGACTCCGCATAcgtctctctcctcccctccggGTTCGCCATCCTCCCGGACGGCCATTGCCCGTCGTCAAACCCTGCCCAGAGTTCACCaaactgcggcggcggcggcagcagcaccgGGTCTCTGGTCACGGTGGCATTCCAGATCCTGGTGAACAACCTGCCCACCGCGAAGCTCACCGTGGAGTCGGTGGAGACCGTCAGCAACCTGCTCTCCTGCACCATCCAGAAAATCAAGTCTGCGCTCCAGGCCAGCATTGTCACGCCCTAG